One segment of Streptomyces roseifaciens DNA contains the following:
- a CDS encoding PucR family transcriptional regulator, translating into MPEPAANTPHPHSATLRRLEKSSGTLAAAAIARMDAQLPWYRAMPPENRSWIGLVAQAGIAAFTEWFRHPETPQAISTDVFGTAPRELTRAITLRQTVEMVRTTIEVMESAIDEVAAPGDEGVLREALLVYAREIAFATAQVYAQAAEARGAWDARLESLVVNAVLSGEADEGALSRAAALGWSAPAHVCVVLGTAPNGDSELTVEAIRRAARHAKVQVLTGVLGDRLVVIAGGSDNPLQTAKALIGPFAAGPVVAGPVVPDLLSATRSAQAAAAGLKACAAWPDAPRPVPADDLLPERAMAGDTTARDQLVEEIYRPLQEAGSALLETLSVYLEQASSLEGAARMLFVHPNTVRYRLRRVTDVTGWSPSDVRSAFTLRIALILGRLADTETAL; encoded by the coding sequence GTGCCTGAACCCGCCGCTAACACCCCGCATCCGCACAGCGCCACCCTCCGCCGCCTGGAGAAGTCATCCGGCACGCTGGCCGCCGCCGCCATCGCCCGCATGGATGCCCAGCTGCCGTGGTACCGGGCGATGCCCCCGGAGAACCGGTCGTGGATCGGCCTGGTCGCCCAGGCCGGCATCGCGGCCTTCACGGAGTGGTTCCGGCATCCGGAGACCCCGCAGGCCATCAGCACGGACGTGTTCGGCACGGCCCCGCGCGAGCTGACGCGGGCGATCACTTTGCGCCAGACGGTGGAGATGGTCCGGACGACCATCGAGGTCATGGAGTCGGCGATCGACGAGGTGGCGGCCCCCGGCGACGAGGGCGTCCTGCGGGAGGCGCTGCTCGTCTACGCCCGCGAGATCGCCTTCGCCACCGCGCAGGTCTACGCGCAGGCCGCCGAGGCGCGGGGCGCCTGGGACGCCCGGCTGGAGTCGCTGGTGGTCAACGCGGTGCTGTCGGGCGAGGCGGACGAGGGCGCCCTGTCCCGGGCCGCGGCCCTCGGCTGGAGCGCCCCGGCGCACGTCTGCGTGGTGCTCGGCACCGCCCCGAACGGGGACAGCGAGCTGACGGTCGAGGCGATCCGGCGCGCGGCGCGGCACGCCAAGGTGCAGGTGCTGACGGGGGTGCTCGGCGACCGCCTGGTGGTGATCGCGGGCGGCTCCGACAATCCGCTGCAGACGGCCAAGGCGCTGATCGGGCCGTTCGCGGCGGGCCCGGTGGTGGCCGGCCCGGTGGTGCCGGACCTGCTGTCGGCGACGCGCTCGGCGCAGGCCGCGGCGGCCGGCCTGAAGGCGTGCGCGGCCTGGCCGGACGCCCCCCGTCCGGTGCCTGCCGACGATCTGCTGCCGGAGCGGGCGATGGCCGGGGACACCACGGCCCGCGATCAGCTGGTGGAGGAGATCTACAGACCGCTCCAGGAAGCGGGCTCGGCTCTGCTGGAGACGCTGAGTGTCTACCTGGAGCAGGCGAGTAGCTTGGAAGGTGCGGCACGGATGCTGTTCGTCCATCCCAACACCGTGAGATACCGCCTCCGACGTGTGACGGACGTCACCGGTTGGTCACCCTCCGATGTCCGCTCCGCGTTCACGCTGCGGATCGCGCTCATCCTGGGGCGTCTGGCCGACACGGAGACGGCCCTCTAG